tatttcgggtcaaaaacttttgccagaactgggaaaggtaaaaaaacaagttggttttaagttggagagagagtaggggaggggtggataggacaaagggaatatctctaataGGATGAGACCAGTGGACAGAGGGGAACTTGTAAATGTTGAGTAATTGTACTTCCaaatggcatttgataaggtgccacataaactGCTGTGCCCAAGTTAAGAGTTCATGGTATTGGAGGAAATGTTAGCATGAACTGAAAACTGGTTGTCACATAGGAAATGGATTTGGAATGAATGCGTCCATCAGTTTGGAAGGATGAAAtgagtggagtaccccagggatcagtcctttggcctcaattatttacagcatattaatgacctggaggagtgTATCAAATATAAGATATCTAAGTTTGTTGGTGACATTAAACTATATAGAAGGACAAGTTGCAATGAGGAGATTGTGCCTCTGCGGCAGGATATGGATAGATTGAATGAGTGGAAGAAAAGCtgacaaatgaagtttaatgtgggaaagtgtgaggccatgcactttggtaagaggaatcagaaggcagattattatttagacgGAGATTGAAAAATGAGTGAAGTATGTGGGATCTAAGTCTTCTTGTGTGTGtatatcacaaaaagttagcaggcagctgCAACAATTAGctaagaagacaaatggcatattggccttcattgcaaaggagttgagtttagaaatagggacgTTTTGTTACAAGTAAAcatggtgttggtgaggtcacatctggagtactacacacagttttggtccctgtaCCTAAGAAAGGGGAGATTAACTAAGCTATTTCCTGGATGACAGGATTGTCCTATCAAAGAGGCTAAACAGACTGGGTCTGcatcctttggagtttagaagaatggggagtGATCTTGTTGGAACAGAAGATCCTAAGGGGCCATGACAGGGTAAATTTTAAGATACTTCCACTAGTAGGAGAGTTTCAAATGAGGGGATGTACTTTCAAGATAAGGAGCCTGTTACTTAAAACGGGAGTACATGTGAAATTTCATCTCAGaggtgtagtgaatctttggaattttctaccccagagagttgtgaaggctagatcattagaaatgtttaaagtggGGCTAGATATATTTTGTAAAGATCAGGGGATTAAGGGCActagggatctggcacagaggaagaaTTGAGGCCTGGACTTGATCAGCCATGacccatattgaatggcagacaggcaacctactcctgctcctctgttCTTGTGATCAatgttgctgtggggataagttatAGGTGAAGTCATGGTTTAATATGTGTAGTTAGAAAGGGAGAATATAGACAAAGGAGCAGTGCTCTGAAATGAGAGCAGCTAAAGAACGTGAATGCACtggacggtgcagaggagatgtaacaGAATGTTGAAAGATGGAatctttcagttatgaggagagactgaataggctggatttatttACCTTGGTGCAGAAGATGCTGTggggtagaaccatagaacactacagcacagaaaacaggccatttggcccttctagtctgtgccgaaactttattccactagtcccattgacctgcacccagtccataaccctccagacctctcccatccatgtatctatccaatttattcttaaaacttaagagtgagcttgcatttaccatgtcagatggcagctcgttccacactcccatcactctctgagtgaagaagttcccccaatgttcccccgaaatctttcccctttcacctgcctgttaactttgcctttaatccaggcaggaacatgcaaattctgcaccctcaaaattttgcctttgaaggccttccacatACATGtgatagaggaatacaaaattatgataggcatagataggatggatagtgaTAAACTCTTCTCCATAacagagacatctaaaaccagGGGACATGAGTTTGGGGTGAGAAGTAAGGGGATTCAAAGgcatctgaagaattttttttcacccaggtgattggaatctggaatgcactgccttggaAGATGGTAGAAGTTAGTACTCTCTGGATGAGctcctgaatcaccaaggcatggaaggctgcaTACCAAGTGCTGTTAAATGACAGTCAGCATGAACAGGCtgagctgaaggccctgtttctgtgctgtatgactctttgactctatggctGGTTAGGTGATGCTAAGGAAGAGAGAAAAGTACTGAGCCACttttacagatggatgacctgaagttgcagaattcagtattgagtttaGGAAGCTACAAGGTGCCcagacattttatttcagattttcagcatctgtagttctttgaTTCATTACTAACATTTATGGGTTATTTCACATTATTTTGAAAATTCCTCTGAGTGCAATCTGCCAAAATTCACTTTTGAAATCCTTCAGGAACATAGCAGGCGAATGCAGGCCAACATGAACTTGGGAGACCTATCTTTCTGCATTTCCAGGACAGCACGTTCTCAAAACTGTAGCATAACCTGAGAGGTCTGCAAGGTAGTATATGCTTGGCCTTACCACTCCCTTATTAAAACTATCCACCAAAATTCCCCAATCTCCAGGCAGCAGTCCAACCTTCTGGTCaccttcacccccaccacccactccacTGCTCATAACTTTATGGTCTTCAATTCATGCTCTTCCACAGAATCCCAGCCTCTGATCAGTCTCCCCCATCGCATCCCACATTAAGGTCTTCTATTCACCCTAATTTTTAGCTCACTTTTTTGTATGCCATTCTCTCTTTATACTTGGGTGTTTCAGTGGGTGAGACACTTGTTAAAAGAATTTTGCCACATCTACAGACATTACAACTATTGTATTTCACCAAAGTCATTAATTATTATCCTTAAAAAGATTTTTATGTAATTCAAATAAAGACTTATAGAGATCAACATCTTAATAATCAAATAGCATCTCTAAAGATACTGTGAAGCAGAAAATAGCAATTGTTATATTCAgtgaattaaaacataaaaatgcaatgaaaatccATCACTATGAGATCTTAATTTTGCTTTAATTGCTTATTGAAACTTTAGAAGATACAGGCTAACATATCAGAGAGCAACTACCTTGCAATATGTTgatcaaaacaaaatcataagCTATCTAATAGTCGCAATACAACACAAAACATACAAGAACTCCTGTATGAGGGAGACCATACCTTCTCttctaacagaaaaaaaaatgggaaattaacatttttaagtTTTCATTAATAATTGCTCCCCCTCTCCCGCCTTTTCGACAATGCCTTGGTAAGACCTCAGTGCGAAATTGCAATAGGACCTTTAACTCTAATTCCACACAAATCCAAGCTATTTCTCTATgtaatcccagaacagatctgttTTCCTCTGTCAATAATATGTAACCATTGTAAAGTTACACAGTCCCCCAAAACaggaaggaaaatgaaagatttttttaaatcagcaagTTGTTACTTTCAGGAATCCACTACCCAAAAAGCTGGTGGGAGCAGAGTTAAAATGAACATTCAAAGGAATTTGTGCAAGTACATAAAAAAAGTGTATAGGAGTATTGGGATAGCAAGGCATAGTGAGTTGGAAGGCTTCCCTGTgtgctttaaatatattcataTATTTGCTTGGTATTCTATTAACAATCCCAAATCCTGTTCCCAAAATGACATCTACTCTTCAGCTTCCTAATTGTCTTCCATGTCTTCCTCAAGCTCACTCAGTCCATGATAATCACTCTCAAATCTTATGATTCTGTTCTCAACCATTCAGCTTTTCTTTCCAGATTTCCATACTTCTTGACGTTGTAAATGATTCTATTTTCTAAGAAACCATTCCCTCTTCTTTCACCCTATTCTAAAAAAAAGTCCTGGATCCTCTATTGTTGCAAAATATCATCTAGCCCCCAGCCATCTTTTCGTTCAAAAACTGATGACTGTGTTGATTGCTTCCCAAATCTAAGCTTAGCTTCCTCATAACTGTGTTCAATTCTTTCCAATCATCCTTGATCTAACACAGTAATAGCTCAAATATCATCCTCTTAATGTACCATTGTTTAACTCAATTGATTCTCCTTGAGATATCTAATCAGAGCATCACTGTAAAGCGTCCCCTTCCACCTCCCATGCCAAATATCCACAGAGTCCTAAAGTTATAGCTTTTGTCTCTTCTTTATCTCAATACTGGAGAATATCATTTTCAGCATGGGGTCAGTGTTCACATGTAAAATGAAGACAGATGGCTTTTCATCAGTATTAGCTCTCTTTACACTTCCATTACCTGTGTTGTCAGATTTTTACAGTGTCAGATAAGGTGCAATTTCCTGAGCTAAATATGATTGTTTTCTATGTATCTTAATGATTCAGACATGGGATTGCAAagcaaaatttccaaatttaagGATGACATGAAGTTGAAAAGTGGTGTAAGTAGTGAGAAGGATAATAATAGACTGGAAGAAGCCAGGAAGTAATGTGGAGCCTGTGTAAAATAAtagttaggccatatctggagaaCTACATCCAATTCTGGTCCCTGTAAGGAGGATGTGAAAGTTGGAGAGAaattgcagaaaaggttcactagactggttcacAGCTGTGGAATTTCAGGTCTTGGTCTTAGGTTACATTAGAAAAGCTGAGACTGATCTTCTTGAAACAatgaaggttgaggggagatttgattgagtTGAGTAACATAATAAGGGGTTTAAACAGAGTGAAAAGAGAGAAACTATGCCCAGTAGCAAATAGGTCAAGGTCAAGGTCCAGTGGCATAGCTTAAAAATTtggggcaaaagatacaagggatgtaagaaaaaaataatgagaGGAGTTATGATTTGAAATTTATTGCCTGAAGGGTGACGGAATCAGAGCCTTTAAAAGGCAACTGGATTGGCATGAGACAGAATAATAATCAGATGTCTACAGACACAATAGGGGAATAGGACTGGTAGGATTGCTCTGTAAAGAGttaacatagacttgatgggggAATGGTCTTCTGCGCCtcaacaattccatgattctaaacATAGTGTCCTTTTTGCAAAATGTTTACCATTGAAATTAACTTAATTTCCTCCAATATTTTAGCCTGGTTCAGATTGcttgataattttatatattcaACCACAAGATAAGCTTCAAGCCTCATATGCTCACACAATGATCAACTACTTCCATTCACTTTACCTCAATTCATCTGCTACTAAATAGATAAAATACTTCATGGATCAGTTATTTTTAATTGTGTAAATGCATCTAAGGAGGGGATGGATAAGCTTttaagggagaaaggaacagtcaATATCAGTGGTGGCTCAGTTGATGGCATGCCAAGTTGATGATATTTTCACTTCAATCTGAAGGTTATAGGTTAAAATCTCACTCCAGAGATTAGGCTGACAGTCTAGTGAGAAGCCATATTTTGGAAGAGATTTTTAaaccaggatgctgtctgcaCTTAGGATGTAAAAAATTCCCATGgcctattttgaagaagaggaagagagttctTCCTagtgtcctggacaatatttatccttaaATCTACCTAActacagattatctggtcattatcactgcCATAAGTAAAATTTTGCTATAAAAAATTTGGCTGCCTTAGTTCTAACATTACAACAGCAATTACACTTCAATTATGACTGTAAAGCACATTGGGTTACTCTGAAATCACGAAAGATGCTAAATAAACACGTCCTTTTTTAAAATGGACTTTACTTTTAAAACAATTCCATTGAAATTTTAGTCCTATGCACATAATTATCTATTTAAACGTTGCTGACTGAAGTAAAACAGCACCAGACTCGATAAAAAGTAGAAATTTTCAACCGTGACCAGAGGTGCATGATAATTCCCAGTTAATTTGGCGTACAGGAAAGGACAAACCTTCCAGCTCACCCATCACTGTTTTCTAATTTTCACACCAGTTAAGCTCAACATTGTCAAGCTGATTATTATTTTCtgacttcatttttttctttgggtGTAGATCTTGCAACCAACCAACTTGTCTTGCAGCAATGGTTGGCTTTGGTGCACATGCAATGGAATTATGACGGGCCCTGTGAACATAACGTGCTACGAAAGAGAAACAAGCTTTCCTGAAGGTTTCATTCAAAAGTGTGTATACAACAGGATTGTTGAAAGAGTTGAAGAATCCGATTGCTTGCACAGCACTGATCATGATGTTGATGACATGATCATTTTCATCCTGCAAATTATCTGTGAAAACAGAATTCAGTCAACAATCCAGAGCAGAAGAGATTGATCTGTGGCTACGTTCTTAGCCAAATGGTTGATATTCAGCATTATGGAGCAATTTAGTAATAACAATTGCTGTGGAACTCAGTAATAAATAAACATCCACATGTAATGGAGACCTctaatataacaaaaaaaaaacatatggaAGTGCTCAGATATTCagccagcgtctgtggaaagaggaacatcaTGAAAGTTTAAGCCCTATCTTGCCCCAGGCAACATATTTAGTTGGCTTTTGCCACAGTCATTTTCATGGCTCATCTGCTCTTTAAGGTCTCCAACCGCAACACAGACTCTTATCCTCTGTGACCCAGAGGCAGAGGCTCCAACATAGTGCAAGTCCAGCACATTGCCTTGTATGTGCCTGATTTAGGAGAAAGGGCTGTAGACAGAGTGGGATCAGGGGATGGGGAAGGTCTGGCTGGTCATGACCTGTTTGTTGGAAGGAAGATCCAGGTCACTCTGCTTGAAAACCAGAAATTTATTACTGCTTTTGAACTACACCTTCAGCATCCACCTGTATGTTGATGTAAAGTCTCATAGAGCACCTTATGCTTTCAATTAGTCCTGAGTTAGGTGTTATGACACGTTTTGGGCCATGAAACTGAACCAGACCCTGAATCTGAGGTCAATCCCAAGAATTGAAGTTATTCTCAAGGCCTTGAATCAGACCCAAGCTCCTCAACTAATCCCTGAGCCCATAGGCCAATTCATAGCCTATCTGTCAACCCCCTGAACTGAGCCAGTCTCTGAACCTACACCCCAACCTCCCCGATCCAATGCCCGGGCAACTTCAGCCAAGCCCAGAGTTTCTGAGTcaattccttgagacccctgagcCAATCACAGTGCTTAAACCACTCTAAGATGATCCAGACCCCAGAATGATTGTTGGCACAGAGGCTCAGGTTGTACAAATGGTAGTTGTTGTTCAACAAGTCTAGATTTTTTCTCACTTGGCTTTCTGCTTTACTGAAGGAATTGGTAGTTTGCTGGCCAGATATATCGGTTTTTATAAAAGCTGACAGCGTTTGGGACAGTATTAGCATTAAAATTGGTTTTAACATTCTAAAGACACTGACCATACCACCAACCACTGTTTTGAAAGGGACCAACTGACACGTGTTGAATCTGCTACAGTTGGGATCTGATAATGTAAATAAGCATTAATTACCATTTTAATCAGAATTGATCAAGGCCAGTTCCCTCAGGCCCCTCCCCCTCCGGTCTGGATCATTATTGTTTTAATTGCTGATCTTCCTAAATCAAGTAAACAGTAGCTAATCTAGAGATTACGAAATGGCCAATGTTAAAatttaatggaaaataatgaaTAGAACTAATTGAAAAGGTAAAAATCAAATTTTGACTTACTGTATTCAATCAGCATATGTACCACATGGAATGGAGCCCAACATATGGTGAAGAGCACAACAACAGTTATCATCATAACAATAGCTCGTTTCTTCTttcttagaaaggatgtaaatatatttaaggttaGAATTTGCTATCAAACAAACTATTATTTTATATAAGTGATCCTGTACGTGCACCATATATTGCTGTTCtgattgccatactataggaaggatgtggttgcactggaaagaatgcagaggagattgaccaggatgttgcctggattggaggactttagctatgggtagagattggacaggccgatcatgttttccctggagcgaaggaggagtgacctgatagagatatataaaattataaaagggtaGATattctgaatctttttcccatggtagggatgtcaAAAGCAAAAGcgcataggcttaaggtgggaGGAACGACTTTTAAAGTGGACCTGTAGGGaaagtattttacacagggaatggttgatggctggaactcattgccaaaggaggtggtggaatcagatacagtcactatatTTAAGTGACATTTAGACCGGCACTTGAAAGTCAAGGTATAGAAGAAGACGGACCTAGTACagacaatgggattagtgtgggtgggctaaatggttggcatggacatggtgggtcataAGGttcatttctgtactgtataactctattaccAGAATGATAAAAACTTTAAGCCAGAAAATATTATAAATGAATTATGATCtctaaaaaaaaaacctttgaagAGCTTTTCTACATGTATTGGATGTAATTGTTGAGAAAGACAGCATTCAATTTTGGGCACATAAAATTGTTCTGAAGtaaatatagcacagaaaactgCAGGGTAAAGTTGAATTTGCTCTATTATGTGGCTTAACCTTACTTCTTCATTAGGCCATTTAATCAAGAATATCATATTTAGGGAATTTTGAGGTAATGAGCAGCATTCATTACCAATAGTGTTGAAAAGGTTCAAGCACTTCCATGAATAAGAGAGCTCTTTGATCTCCTCCATTTAGTCTGATCCCAGATTCAAAAGACAATGTATTTTACCACTATGTTATGCATTGTACTAATTCTAGTTGTTCTTGTCTAATTAAACCTAAAGTTTAATTAACATGGCCTTATAATAATTGCCAAAATGTACCAGGTTTTGACTTAATTTTATTAACTGAAATATTTTCAACAGATCTTGTGAATGCATTGCACTAAAAGAtataacaatttatttttaaatatgccaAATATTAAACATGGAATAAAGATATCTCAAAAGTTAATTCATACCCCTTTATTAAGCAAGACAACTAAACATTGTGCTGTGCCATTAGGAGCACAGTATATGGtcattttttgtttcagttgGTCTGTCTCTGAGCttaacatgtttttctttgtAATATGCTGTCCAGGACAGAGGTGACTGGAGGACCTCAAATTGGAGATTGGCCATTCATTGGAGGAGCATTGGTACCTGGGGGCACTCATCATTGAAGAAGGCCTGCTTGAGGTCAGGGCCTGAAGAATGGGGCTGAGAGAATTGGAGGGTTAGGACAGAGGGCATCAGctggggttgtgggggagggaatCAATGGATGGCGAAGGAAGTACCATGAGTGGAAGATGAATAGGAGGGTATGCAATAAGAATTATGTTAGTGGGGTTACAGCTGGTACCCTAGGAATACTCAATGACAGGCACTCTTTGGAACTATGTGGTCTAATTTCCCTTGTAATGCTACGAAAGTAACATTTCACAGGGAATGATGTGTTTTGGTACCTTTCAGATGTTTCAGGTGTGCAAATGCAACACATGCTAGGAAGTATCTAGTCAAATTTTTGGCATGATATGAGCTGGAAATTTCACTCTGGCAGGAGTCCATTTGCTGTTTCATAGTCTGAAGTAAATAGTGCCACAACTGAATTTCCAGACAAATATGTTCTATTAATTTAGATGTTTTCAGAATGGGCGCAAACTTGACCTCAGCTGATATGAACCTGATCAGAAGTATCCCTTGGTTTTATTAGGTTAAGGAAGGATCACATGATCACCATCAATCAACTTCCACTGGAAGACAGGAATCAGCTCCTCTTCCCTGTAAAATCAGATAGGATAGTCAGGCGCATAACCAACTGCTACTTGCTTGATTTCAATGGCACTGTGCTGCAGTGTGAATTCAATTGCTCCTGAAAAGAGTGGAGCAGGGGAAATTGGACAAGATGGAAAGACAAAGATCTACATGGAGAATATCATTTAAGTCAAATATCATAAGGTTGTTACATAAGAGAAGGAAAGGTGAGATGATAAGGTATGATGATAATATGGGGGAAGTTTACATGCAGATAAACTCTGAGATAGACAATTTTAAgtgaacggcctgtttctatgctgtaatttCATGTAGTATTTGGGGAAAACTCACCTTGCAGTCTTGGAAACTTTGCTTTGGTTCAGATTTAAAACTGAATAATCTTCAACATGTTTCTTCATCCACAACTCAAAGACAATTCTGGTATAAAGCAGCAACATTATCATGAGTGGCAACACAAAAAGTGCCACCATGTAGAAAACAGTGTAGGCATGTTGGAGTGAAAGCGAGTTCCAGTTTTCAAGACAGCAAAAGTAGTGAATATCATAgagaaaatcatatttgacctatGAAAGAAAAAATACATCCTACTTTTAAAATAGATACacagagactgcaagtgctggaatctggagcataaaatgagctgctggaggaactcaacaggtcgggcagcatctgtggagggaaatggagagtcaacgtttcaaatcaagaccctgcatctggactgaaggaataGAGAGGAGAcggtgagggagagggacaggGTAAGAACTGGcaaacgataggtggatccaggtgagtagAGAGAAAGGTGAAGAGTGAAATCCcctctcccactgttcccatctgcccactatcccgcctttatttggttccactcttcacctttcttatcagattctatAATCCCCAACCCTTTGTTGTCTCTGCTTATCGCTTCCCAGTTTCTGTCTctgtcccttccctcctccacctgactccatctgccaatcaacaccTCCTCTTAACCCGGATTCACCTATCCCTCACCAGCTCTTGCCTCATCTTTACCCCTCACTTCATTATATTGACCgtctcccctctattctttcagtccagataaagggtcctgacccaaaacgactgttcatttccctccacagatgttgcctgacttgctgagttcctccatcagctcttttttttgctgcttttaaaATAGTTGCTTCTTTTGAATGATACTTCAAAATTTTAGCAATACGTTTTACTTCTGATAAGGTTTTTCAGCACTAGTGAGACTTGCAAATACAACAGGAATTTTAGCATCCAGCACCAGGTCTTGTTCATTCATCCTCTCCTTGCTGATCTGTATTGATTCTTGATCCAGGAaaacttcaaatttaaaattttcaccttTGTGTTCTGATTTTTCCAAAGAATATCTCTCCCCAaatctgtaatgttctatagcaGTAgcagaatttttattttgaaatggtgagagaCCAAAAGATGtttgtgttcagagggacctgggtatccttgtacttGAATCATTGAAACTTATATGCAAGTTTAGCAAGCattaaggaaggcaaatagtgtgttggcttttattgaaAGAGTATCTGAGTAAATATGTAGAGGAATCTTGCTTTCATTATTCAGAGCCCTGGTGAAACTTCATCTGAAATATGGTGTATAGGTCTCGTCTCTGTACCAAAGGAAGGATGTTCATACATTGTTGCAAAAAGAATGGTTGAAGTAAGGACAGAACTAGCaattcaatgttccagggtataaaAGCTTCTTGCATGTTAGTGGTAGACGTAAAAGAGGAAGGACATTGCAATACTGATTAAAGAGACCATCACTACAGAATGAGGAGGTAATGAGGAATTCTGTAAGAACAATATGGTTATAGTAGTAGggaatttcaacttccccaatattaactagGATCACCTTAGTGTGTAAAGCTGAGAGGGGGTGAGATTTTGAAAGCACATCCAGGAAACCTTCGTGAGCCAGTACATTGACAGTCCTACCAGAGGAAGGGCAGTACTGGTCCTAATCTTAGGGAATGAAGTATCTGTGAGTGAGCACTTTAGGGATAGTGACCAGAACTCTTAAGTTTCAAGGTAAATTCTAGAAAGGGATAAGAGTTATTCAGAAATTAAGATCTTGAACTGGGGAAAGACTGATTTCAACGTAATAAGCCAGGACCTGACAAATGTAGATGGGAACAGTTACTTGTGGTAAATCTACATCCAACAAATGGGTGccttaaaagtgaaatagtgagagttcagggctgaCGTGTTCCTGTAAGGATGAAAGGTTCGGAAGACAAGCTCAAGGAAACATGGTTGTCAAGAGGTAGTGAGGGTCTACTAAGGCCTTTGATGATGTCCTGCATGGTCCAAAAGATTGCagcccatgagatccaaggcaagttggcaaattggattcaaagttggcttgataGTAGAAGACCGAGGGTTATAGTGCagggctgtttttgtgatttGAAGCATGTGACCAGTGCTGTACTACAGGTATTGGTGCTGATGCACTTACTGTTCCTTATATACATTAATAACTTAGGTGTAAATGTAGGatgtatgattagcaagtttgcagatgaaacaaaaattagtggtgttgttgacagtgaggaaggttgtcagtcTACAcaacaatattgatcagctggtaagttgagcagagcagtggcagggaatttaatcctgataaatgagaAGGTATGCATTTTGGGGGGTCTGATAAGGCTAAGACACCATGAttgattttccttggagcagagcaaACTGAGGAGGTGCTGATGAAGCTATACTAAATTATGAGTGGCCTAAGTGCGATAAGTAGTAGGAAACCTTTCAGCGTAGTGGAGGTGACCAGAGGGGATGGATTTAGTGTAAGGtataagaggtttagaagggatctgaggaataatttttttcacccagaatacGGTTAGAATCTGAAACACAGtacctgagtgggtggtggaggcagagactctctcaaAATTTACGAAGTTTCTGGACGAGAGCTCGAATCACTAAGACATAAAAAGTTACTGGCTAACTGCTcatcaatgggattagtgtagataaatacttgatggccagcatgaatatggtgggctgaaggaccatactgtataactctctgaGGTTAGTGCAGTGATGATTcgtcagattgattcctgggattgtggTTTTGTCCTATAGAGAGAGATTGCACAAATTGAGCCCATACTCAGTCTGCGTGGTAATTTCATTGAAGCATAAAATATTCCTAATGGCCTTGAGAGGGTAGGTGCAGAGTTTGTGTTTCTCTGGGTGGCttgtccagaactaggggtcagAATCTCAAAAGtgggcagagatgaggagaaatttcttcaccatgatggcagtgaatctttggaattctctacccaatagGTTTGTGGAGGCTTAGCCACTGTGTATATTCAGGAAAGagagtga
This genomic stretch from Pristis pectinata isolate sPriPec2 chromosome 30, sPriPec2.1.pri, whole genome shotgun sequence harbors:
- the LOC127584568 gene encoding pyroglutamylated RF-amide peptide receptor-like, whose translation is MKVLKNFRSFNVTPQILNQILDFYNISREKFIQTYNLQPLIRVPELPFSSKVAFAVTYSVIFLLALFGNSLVLCTVRRERSRTVYTILIRSLAVSDLFITFFCIPFTLLQNIFINWIGGTFVCKMVPFVQTTAVTSCILAMTCIAVERYEGIVHPLKKHYLMTRGHIMLGFIWTVAIIVGSPMLYVQQFEVKYDFLYDIHYFCCLENWNSLSLQHAYTVFYMVALFVLPLMIMLLLYTRIVFELWMKKHVEDYSVLNLNQSKVSKTARKKKRAIVMMITVVVLFTICWAPFHVVHMLIEYNNLQDENDHVINIMISAVQAIGFFNSFNNPVVYTLLNETFRKACFSFVARYVHRARHNSIACAPKPTIAARQVGWLQDLHPKKKMKSENNNQLDNVELNWCEN